From the Platichthys flesus chromosome 6, fPlaFle2.1, whole genome shotgun sequence genome, one window contains:
- the nr2f2 gene encoding COUP transcription factor 2 isoform X1: protein MAMVVWRGSQDDVADTQGSLSSQTQGGLSLPTPQPGQLNLSSSQVAPPTPQTPVQGPPNNTQSTPTNQTTQQSEKQQPQHIECVVCGDKSSGKHYGQFTCEGCKSFFKRSVRRNLTYTCRANRNCPIDQHHRNQCQYCRLKKCLKVGMRREVSLFTAAVQRGRVPPTQPHHGQFALTNGDPLHCHSYLSGYISLLLRAEPYPTSRYGSQCMQPNNIMGIENICELAARMLFSAVEWARNIPFFPDLQITDQVALLRLTWSELFVLNAAQCSMPLHVAPLLAAAGLHASPMSADRVVAFMDHIRIFQEQVEKLKALHVDSAEYSCLKAIVLFTTDACGLSDVAHVESLQEKSQCALEEYVRSQYPNQPTRFGKLLLRLPSLRTVSSSVIEQLFFVRLVGKTPIETLIRDMLLSGSSFNWPYMSIQ from the exons ATGGCAATGGTAGTGTGGAGAGGCTCCCAGGACGATGTGGCTGACACCCAGGGCTCCCTTTCCTCGCAGACCCAAGGAGGACTATCCCTGCCCACCCCTCAACCAGGCCAGTTGAATCTGTCATCCTCTCAGGTCGCCCCTCCGACCCCTCAGACTCCGGTGCAGGGACCCCCGAACAACACGCAGTCCACGCCGACGAACCAGACGACGCAGCAGTCGGagaagcagcagccgcagcacaTCGAGTGCGTGGTGTGCGGGGACAAATCCAGTGGCAAGCACTACGGCCAGTTCACGTGCGAGGGCTGCAAGAGCTTCTTCAAGCGGAGCGTACGGCGGAACCTCACGTACACGTGCCGTGCCAACAGGAATTGTCCAATCGACCAGCACCACCGCAATCAGTGCCAGTACTGCCGCCTCAAAAAATGCCTGAAAGTCGGCATGAGACGGGAAG tttctctttttactgCAGCGGTGCAAAGGGGACGGGTGCCACCCACACAGCCACATCATGGCCAGTTCGCGTTGACAAATGGAGACCCACTCCACTGCCATTCCTACCTATCCGGATATATCTCTCTTCTGCTGAGAGCGGAGCCCTACCCGACGTCCCGGTATGGCAGCCAGTGCATGCAGCCCAACAACATCATGGGCATCGAGAACATTTGTGAACTAGCGGCCAGGATGCTCTTCAGTGCCGTGGAGTGGGCCAGGAATATTCCCTTCTTTCCAGACCTCCAGATCACAGACCAGGTGGCTCTGCTGAGGTTGACGTGGAGTGAGTTATTTGTGCTCAACGCCGCGCAGTGCTCCATGCCCCTGCATGTGGCTCCTCTCCTGGCGGCGGCTGGCCTTCACGCCTCCCCCATGTCCGCGGACCGAGTGGTGGCCTTTATGGACCACATTAGGATCTTCCAGGAACAAGTGGAAAAGCTCAAGGCTTTGCACGTTGACTCTGCTGAATATAGCTGCTTAAAGGCAATTGTGCTCTTCACCACAG ATGCTTGTGGCCTCTCAGATGTGGCCCATGTGGAAAGTTTGCAGGAGAAGTCCCAGTGCGCCCTGGAGGAATATGTCCGGAGCCAGTATCCAAACCAGCCAACACGGTTTGGGAAGTTGTTACTCCGCTTGCCTTCCCTCCGCACAGTCTCCTCCTCGGTCATAGAACAGTTATTTTTCGTCCGATTGGTAGGTAAAACCCCAATTGAAACTCTCATCAGGGATATGTTGCTGTCGGGGAGCAGTTTTAACTGGCCTTACATGTCAATTCAGTAA
- the nr2f2 gene encoding COUP transcription factor 2 isoform X2 — translation MAMVVWRGSQDDVADTQGSLSSQTQGGLSLPTPQPGQLNLSSSQVAPPTPQTPVQGPPNNTQSTPTNQTTQQSEKQQPQHIECVVCGDKSSGKHYGQFTCEGCKSFFKRSVRRNLTYTCRANRNCPIDQHHRNQCQYCRLKKCLKVGMRREAVQRGRVPPTQPHHGQFALTNGDPLHCHSYLSGYISLLLRAEPYPTSRYGSQCMQPNNIMGIENICELAARMLFSAVEWARNIPFFPDLQITDQVALLRLTWSELFVLNAAQCSMPLHVAPLLAAAGLHASPMSADRVVAFMDHIRIFQEQVEKLKALHVDSAEYSCLKAIVLFTTDACGLSDVAHVESLQEKSQCALEEYVRSQYPNQPTRFGKLLLRLPSLRTVSSSVIEQLFFVRLVGKTPIETLIRDMLLSGSSFNWPYMSIQ, via the exons ATGGCAATGGTAGTGTGGAGAGGCTCCCAGGACGATGTGGCTGACACCCAGGGCTCCCTTTCCTCGCAGACCCAAGGAGGACTATCCCTGCCCACCCCTCAACCAGGCCAGTTGAATCTGTCATCCTCTCAGGTCGCCCCTCCGACCCCTCAGACTCCGGTGCAGGGACCCCCGAACAACACGCAGTCCACGCCGACGAACCAGACGACGCAGCAGTCGGagaagcagcagccgcagcacaTCGAGTGCGTGGTGTGCGGGGACAAATCCAGTGGCAAGCACTACGGCCAGTTCACGTGCGAGGGCTGCAAGAGCTTCTTCAAGCGGAGCGTACGGCGGAACCTCACGTACACGTGCCGTGCCAACAGGAATTGTCCAATCGACCAGCACCACCGCAATCAGTGCCAGTACTGCCGCCTCAAAAAATGCCTGAAAGTCGGCATGAGACGGGAAG CGGTGCAAAGGGGACGGGTGCCACCCACACAGCCACATCATGGCCAGTTCGCGTTGACAAATGGAGACCCACTCCACTGCCATTCCTACCTATCCGGATATATCTCTCTTCTGCTGAGAGCGGAGCCCTACCCGACGTCCCGGTATGGCAGCCAGTGCATGCAGCCCAACAACATCATGGGCATCGAGAACATTTGTGAACTAGCGGCCAGGATGCTCTTCAGTGCCGTGGAGTGGGCCAGGAATATTCCCTTCTTTCCAGACCTCCAGATCACAGACCAGGTGGCTCTGCTGAGGTTGACGTGGAGTGAGTTATTTGTGCTCAACGCCGCGCAGTGCTCCATGCCCCTGCATGTGGCTCCTCTCCTGGCGGCGGCTGGCCTTCACGCCTCCCCCATGTCCGCGGACCGAGTGGTGGCCTTTATGGACCACATTAGGATCTTCCAGGAACAAGTGGAAAAGCTCAAGGCTTTGCACGTTGACTCTGCTGAATATAGCTGCTTAAAGGCAATTGTGCTCTTCACCACAG ATGCTTGTGGCCTCTCAGATGTGGCCCATGTGGAAAGTTTGCAGGAGAAGTCCCAGTGCGCCCTGGAGGAATATGTCCGGAGCCAGTATCCAAACCAGCCAACACGGTTTGGGAAGTTGTTACTCCGCTTGCCTTCCCTCCGCACAGTCTCCTCCTCGGTCATAGAACAGTTATTTTTCGTCCGATTGGTAGGTAAAACCCCAATTGAAACTCTCATCAGGGATATGTTGCTGTCGGGGAGCAGTTTTAACTGGCCTTACATGTCAATTCAGTAA
- the nr2f2 gene encoding COUP transcription factor 2 isoform X3: protein MIRHCSFSNKQRAAVFFSSFFSCLPPERKLCPVQKEKTKYILNKRVRGREREKMMHPGTDESAAYAFAVQRGRVPPTQPHHGQFALTNGDPLHCHSYLSGYISLLLRAEPYPTSRYGSQCMQPNNIMGIENICELAARMLFSAVEWARNIPFFPDLQITDQVALLRLTWSELFVLNAAQCSMPLHVAPLLAAAGLHASPMSADRVVAFMDHIRIFQEQVEKLKALHVDSAEYSCLKAIVLFTTDACGLSDVAHVESLQEKSQCALEEYVRSQYPNQPTRFGKLLLRLPSLRTVSSSVIEQLFFVRLVGKTPIETLIRDMLLSGSSFNWPYMSIQ from the exons ATGATCAGACATTGCAGTTTTTCCAATAAACAacgtgctgctgtgtttttttcttcttttttttcgtGTTTGCCCCCGGAGAGGAAGCTCTGCCCGGTTCAAAAAGAGAAGACTAAATATATTCTGAataagagagtgagagggagagagagagagaagatgatgcATCCCGGTACGGACGAATCTGCAGCATATGCATTTG CGGTGCAAAGGGGACGGGTGCCACCCACACAGCCACATCATGGCCAGTTCGCGTTGACAAATGGAGACCCACTCCACTGCCATTCCTACCTATCCGGATATATCTCTCTTCTGCTGAGAGCGGAGCCCTACCCGACGTCCCGGTATGGCAGCCAGTGCATGCAGCCCAACAACATCATGGGCATCGAGAACATTTGTGAACTAGCGGCCAGGATGCTCTTCAGTGCCGTGGAGTGGGCCAGGAATATTCCCTTCTTTCCAGACCTCCAGATCACAGACCAGGTGGCTCTGCTGAGGTTGACGTGGAGTGAGTTATTTGTGCTCAACGCCGCGCAGTGCTCCATGCCCCTGCATGTGGCTCCTCTCCTGGCGGCGGCTGGCCTTCACGCCTCCCCCATGTCCGCGGACCGAGTGGTGGCCTTTATGGACCACATTAGGATCTTCCAGGAACAAGTGGAAAAGCTCAAGGCTTTGCACGTTGACTCTGCTGAATATAGCTGCTTAAAGGCAATTGTGCTCTTCACCACAG ATGCTTGTGGCCTCTCAGATGTGGCCCATGTGGAAAGTTTGCAGGAGAAGTCCCAGTGCGCCCTGGAGGAATATGTCCGGAGCCAGTATCCAAACCAGCCAACACGGTTTGGGAAGTTGTTACTCCGCTTGCCTTCCCTCCGCACAGTCTCCTCCTCGGTCATAGAACAGTTATTTTTCGTCCGATTGGTAGGTAAAACCCCAATTGAAACTCTCATCAGGGATATGTTGCTGTCGGGGAGCAGTTTTAACTGGCCTTACATGTCAATTCAGTAA